A window of the Cucurbita pepo subsp. pepo cultivar mu-cu-16 chromosome LG01, ASM280686v2, whole genome shotgun sequence genome harbors these coding sequences:
- the LOC111788054 gene encoding probable glutathione S-transferase — protein sequence MANEVKLLDFWPSMFGMRVRIALAEKGVAYEYVEEDLRNKSPLLVQMNPIHKKIPVLVHNGKPISESSIIVQYIDETWKDRAPLLPSDPYERAQARFWVDFIDKKLYDETRKTWGSKGEEQEAGKRGMIAILKQLEEVLGEKAFFGGECLGFVDIGLIGFSSWFYSYETIGKFSIEAECPKIMAWVKRCLQKESVSKSLPDPMKVYPFVLEIMKALGLD from the exons ATGGCGAATGAAGTGAAGCTGTTGGATTTCTGGCCCAGCATGTTTGGGATGCGAGTTAGAATAGCTCTGGCTGAGAAGGGCGTGGCGTACGAATACGTGGAAGAAGATCTGAGAAACAAGAGCCCTTTGCTTGTGCAGATGAACCCAATTCACAAGAAAATCCCTGTTCTTGTTCATAATGGAAAACCCATCTCCGAATCTTCCATTATCGTTCAGTACATCGATGAAACCTGGAAGGACAGAGCTCCTCTGTTACCGTCTGATCCATACGAGAGGGCTCAAGCCAGGTTTTGGGTGGATTTCATCGACAAGAAG CTTTATGATGAAACGAGGAAGACATGGGGGAGCAAGGGAGAGGAGCAGGAGGCAGGGAAGAGGGGGATGATTGCAATTTTGAAGCAACTGGAGGAAGTTCTTGGGGAGAAGGCTTTCTTTGGAGGAGAGTGTTTGGGGTTCGTAGACATTGGTTTGATTGGATTCTCATCTTGGTTTTATAGCTATGAGACCATTGGGAAGTTCAGCATCGAGGCAGAGTGTCCCAAGATCATGGCTTGGGTGAAGAGATGCTTGCAGAAGGAGAGTGTTTCAAAGTCCCTGCCTGACCCCATGAAAGTGTATCCCTTTGTGCTTGAAATTATGAAAGCCCTTGGCCTTGACTAA